A window of Epinephelus lanceolatus isolate andai-2023 chromosome 3, ASM4190304v1, whole genome shotgun sequence genomic DNA:
taaccaatTAAAGTTGATTGAATTAGGGTAATTTAACGAAAGCAGCAAACTGGTAGGATACATCAGTTtccatcaaataaaaaacaccaACCCAGCACATTTCATTGTATAAATACATTATATAGCCTAAATAAACAGCCTCCACACTcttgagagaaaattaaaacaatggaTTGACTCAGCAGGAGTGTGAAATATCAGCAgcaaataaagtgttttatgaGCTGTGAAAATGAATCAGTGCATCAAATTAGAGAGATCGTGAGAATATTAAGTTTCCACTGTCTTTTACGTAGGAATAgtttaataaacaaataatattttgactCATAATGAATAAAAGCCTTATTATCAGTAATAACTGAGACCGTTAAATAGGGCAGGTGTTGATGTGACCAGcaggtttatttttaaatatatgaatGAGTTTAAATGCCTAATGCAGTTTACAGACCTCCTAGTTGCTCGTTACAAAGTAATCACACTACTGTAACTAACGCGTCACGCCTCCATTCACTTCCAGCTGTTGCACAGTGAACTAAGGGGCGTAGTGGCTGTGGCGCGCTCTCTATCTATATGCTCCATCTTCCACCCTCAACCTTTGGCACAAGATTAGGTGGATCAAGTTTTAGTGCGCTAAACTTTGTGGCCCGTCTGCCTCTCCAGAATTAGCCATGGCGCTTCAAGCGAGAGCTCTGGTCACCTCTAAGTGGCTCGCGGAGGCTATAAAGGTTCAGGACAAAATGCGCATCTTGGACACTTCTTGGTTTTTGCCCAAACTGCGGCGCAACACCAAGAGCGAGTTCAAGCAGAGGCACATCCCGGGAGCAGCTTTCTTTGACATAGACCAGTGCTGTGACAAAACGTCTCCTCTGGACCACATGCTGCCGTCTGAGAAGTTTTTTGCAGATTATGTCGGTAATCTGGGAATAGAGCGTGACACGCACGTCGTGGTGTACGACGCCAGCGAGTTCGGCGCGTTCTCGGCGCCCCGTGTGTGGTGGATGTTCCGGGTGTTCGGGCACAGCGCGGTCTCGCTGCTCGACGGGGGGCTCAGGAACTGGGAGCTGGAGGGGCGACTGGTGAGTGACAAGTACGTCAGACCAGCACCGTCCGAGTTTAAGGCCTCCCTGAACCGCTCCTGGATCAAGACCTACGAGGATATCCTGGATAACCTGGAAACCAAAAAGTTCCAGGTGGTGGACGCCAGGCCCGCAGGCAGGTTCAAAGGATTGGACCCTGAACCCAGAGACAGTGAGTAGTCTGCATGATGACGCTGCTCTGTTCAGGTCTCTTTCAGCTTTAAGCATAGAACTACAACCAAAGTGAGAGCAGTGGTGCAGCTACACATTATGAATCCCACACTCAGGAAGATTATTTACATAATAGATGACGGCTAAAAGTGACGTTAGTGACATTTCACACAACAATAACAGCATATTTCACCCACTGATGGACAGATTACTGAATGAGCCAACTGAGTACAGGCTCAGGGGCCCAGAGTGACAGGGTCCCCCCACCTTCATCTGCAAACTGTCACTTAAATTACTGTAACACAGACCAAccaagagactcaaaatgatcacaaagtgatgcaaaataaccacaaagacacaaaaaacaaccaaaaaagagacACCACAAAGAGCCACATAACAAATAGCCCTAAAACGACACAAAAACATGCCTAATAGcaacaagaagacacaaaacagcaacataaagaggcaaaaccacaaaGCTTGTGTGTCTTGCTTCTGTGTAGGAGAGtgggtggggccttttgcatatctgtgcccagggacccATTGTCCCAAAATTCACCCATGCATCTAATATGTGATAGAAGCCTGATTTATACATAATTGTGTAACTTGTGTGAGGTGGaggaaaaaatcaatacagcatgcTATATTAAgcgtggcaatattgtattgaTACCCAGATGGCaagtattaatttttttttattataatagttattattattgcaaatacagaataaataataaattttgGCAGGCAGTTATTAGTCAGTTATTATGCAcattagatacattttgctgcaataaacaTGGctaaagtgagatgaacagactggaAACCTCTTTCTAATTAAGTGAAACAGATGTTGGCAAAGTTTTCCTAATTTGTGgttgaaaaagggaaaaaat
This region includes:
- the LOC117254562 gene encoding 3-mercaptopyruvate sulfurtransferase-like; translated protein: MALQARALVTSKWLAEAIKVQDKMRILDTSWFLPKLRRNTKSEFKQRHIPGAAFFDIDQCCDKTSPLDHMLPSEKFFADYVGNLGIERDTHVVVYDASEFGAFSAPRVWWMFRVFGHSAVSLLDGGLRNWELEGRLVSDKYVRPAPSEFKASLNRSWIKTYEDILDNLETKKFQVVDARPAGRFKGLDPEPRDNTEPGHIPGSINMPFHSFLSPSGHFLSKEQLQALFTRAGVDLSRPICVSCGSAVTACNVALAAHECGHPGVSVYDGGWSEWYTRAVPEHVLSEGRGKHV